The Benincasa hispida cultivar B227 unplaced genomic scaffold, ASM972705v1 Contig514, whole genome shotgun sequence region GATTGTGAGCCTATTAGTTTCCAAGAAGTCATTGCAAACAAGAAATGGAAGAAtgcaatggatgaagaaattTGAGCGATAGAGAAAAATGACACATGGGAGTTGACCAAGCTTCCAAAAGGGCACAAACTGATCGGAGTGAAGTGGGTATACAAGACAAAGAGAAAAGTCAATGGCAATGTTAAGAGGCACAAGGCGAGACTAGTGGTGAAAGGGTATAGCCAACGACATGGCATCGACTATGATGAGGTATTTGCCCCTATTGTTCGCCTTGAAACTATTCGTTTGATTATTGCTTTGGTAGCCAATAATCATTggaagatacatcaaatggatgtcaaatcgACATTCTTCAATGGAATTCTTGAGGAAGAGGTCTATGTGGAACAACCATTGGGTTATGAAGTCAAGggtgaagaagataaagtgcTTCGATTGAAGAAGGCACTTTATGGTTTAAAGCAAGCACCAAGAGCATGAAATTCGAAGATTGACAAGTACTTTCAAGAGAAGAAGTATATGAAGTTTCCTTATGAGCATGCCCTCTACATCAAAATGcaaggtgaaagcatactaatcatttgtttatatgttgatAATTAGTATTTACAGGAAACAATCCTAGCATGTTTGATGAGTTCAAAAGAGAGATGGAAAATGAGTTTGAAATGACGGACATTGGTCTCATGAGTTACTATCTTGGGATCGAAGTCAAACAAGGTGAAGATGGGATTTTTATATCCCAAGAGGGTTATGCTAAGGAAGTACTCAAGAAGTTCAATATGAATGATGCTAATCCAGTTGGAACACCAATGGAATGTAAAGCCAAAATCACCAAGGAAGATTGAGGAAAGAAGGTaaattctacatatttcaaaagcttggttGGAAGTTTGAGATATTTAACATGTACAAGACCGGATATTCTTTATTCGGTTGGAACTATTAGTCGATTTATGGAGGAACCGACAGCAACACATTGCAAAATGGCAAAAAAGATACTTGGCTACATCAAAGGGACGATTGGGTATGGCCTTTCGtatgtctcttctagcaattttGATATTGTTGGTTATTGTGATAGTGATTGGAGTAGTGATTTGGTTGATCGAAAGAGCACTATGGggtttgtattttttattggtGAAACGGCGTTCACATGGATGTCAAAAAAGCAACCCATAGTCACATTATTAACATGCGAGGCAGAGTACGTCGCAGAAACTTCATGTGTATACCATgcaatttggctaagaaacttAGTGAAGGAGTTGAAGTTTCAAATGGAAGGCCAATGGAGATTTTTGTTCACAGTAAATCGGCCATTGCCTTAGCCAAAAGTCCGGTATTTCATGGGAGGAACAAGCACATTGATATCCGATTTCACTACATTCGAGATTGCATTACAAAGAAAGAAGTGGAACTCAAATATATCAAGTCACAAGACCAAGTGGCGGACATTTTCACAaaccccctcaagttggagacTTTTATCAAAATGAGGAGTTTACTTGGTGTAACAAATCAAATTTAAGAGGGGTTGTTGAAAagtttgtcattattaaactttatttgtggcatttagtgtgaattttgggttttgtgacttttagttttttgtaagcaatagtgatttttgagttataggagttatgtgagttatgagcatttgatgacatttatagctttaaaccattggcattcctatggttatgtttgtaagcctatataaaggcatgcttagttgaatggaaaatatctctctcatttttcatatttgtcctcCACGTTTTTTCTAACAGATCTATGGTCTATGCACATGTAGGAGATTATTATTTTGCCTCTCTAATCCCTTGATCATTTCAGGTGAAGGCAAAGTTCTAACTTTTATTTAGATCTGAAACTTTGCCATTAAAGCTGGAAGTTCATTCTTTTGGAATGTTTTGCCAACGATCCTTCAATAAAAAGTAACTTAATTCCATGTTGAGTGTTTTGTTCTTAATGGTGTTCTGACGCTCATAACTCTTGTGATAGGAGGTATATGGGGATGTTTTATTTATGTATAAGTAGGGACAAACGTGAAGAATTCACCATGCAAGCTACCAGCCAATTTGAGAGGGTTGCACTCTACCAAAAATGCTCCACTAATACCAAAATAACGGACACCCCACTCCCACAAACTACTAGGCTATAGAAATTCAATGCACCCATTTCTAACAAACTCACTCAAGTTTCGGTTTTACCCTTTTTGTTATAAACATTTACCAAGGGTGGTTTCACATTGCCCTTCCTAGTATAATCATTCACAATAAGAGGCTTAACATCTCGTTCTCTCTcaaaacaattacaataaaccATATCGTCTGTATTTCTAGTAGGACATCCATGTCTTTACGTTACTATACAAAATTGTATTCaactattaaattaattctcGAAAAAATGTTCCATAGGTGAAAAATCGTTGTTGTAAATTAGTTCAAAGTGACTTTGAAAATGGTGCTAGAATTTTGCTTGACGGTAGGATATTGTGGTACTGATTTGATATTATTCTGAGTCTGTTAAATAAATTCTTGTCATTACCTTTTACTAAAATCTAATGAACCTGCTTTtacttgatgaaaaataaaactttCTGGCGTTTCTATGTTTTTTGCAATATTTGTAGGTCCCAGGAtatgaaaatggaaatttttgTTGGTCCAACCATTTTATCTGATGTAACAACTGACATGGAGTGCTACAAGGTATTCTTATCTCTTTCTGTTAAAATATCGTCATTATTTTGACAGCATTCTGTTGCACATTAATTGTAATGGCGATATTTTGTGTCAACAGGAAGAATTTTTTGGACCAGTACTCCTTTGTATGCAGGTACTACCCAATTCCTCATCCACTTGGTAATATTGCACGTTGTCTTCATCGGGGTGTCTTATTGTTTCTTTTGGTTTTACCGGCAGGTTGACAACCTAGAGGAGGCTATATCCATTGTAAACAGAAACAAGTACTTCTTTAACTCTAGT contains the following coding sequences:
- the LOC120069613 gene encoding methylmalonate-semialdehyde dehydrogenase [acylating], mitochondrial-like isoform X3, with translation MLGLLQQESKFRSQDMKMEIFVGPTILSDVTTDMECYKEEFFGPVLLCMQVDNLEEAISIVNRNKYFFNSSKLRW
- the LOC120069613 gene encoding methylmalonate-semialdehyde dehydrogenase [acylating], mitochondrial-like isoform X1 — encoded protein: MPDANMEAILSVLVDARRACMAIVILVSVGSSIMWSQDMKMEIFVGPTILSDVTTDMECYKEEFFGPVLLCMQVDNLEEAISIVNRNKYFFNSSKLRW
- the LOC120069613 gene encoding aldehyde dehydrogenase, thermostable-like isoform X2, yielding MSLALATSSNWFRLERTYMLGLLQQESKFRSQDMKMEIFVGPTILSDVTTDMECYKEEFFGPVLLCMQVDNLEEAISIVNRNKYFFNSSKLRW